A portion of the Oreochromis niloticus isolate F11D_XX linkage group LG10, O_niloticus_UMD_NMBU, whole genome shotgun sequence genome contains these proteins:
- the shroom1 gene encoding protein Shroom1 isoform X2 — MDSYNFQFERMSNVDLHPLSMPVSRLSPAKSNSSIVDQLAHHQHGKGDSAYSSFSGGSTAPDYPPPFLPEDLQSNSFSHYADLKYVKSIYHPTQVLQSDSKTMDQLYRSVESITQEYRNKTNTNVNHLNHNGSNSFQTNNKALSKRERHLGNPAQSAVPPVRPPPVPARLDSFIATKNFENIHHNNAEFQLQQPYQKARPQVRQHHDLNATKPETANADTSNSDFTSDPVYPVWRGSQQQQPQAQVPPSYRPHLQPNDQARLPLNPEYLSIKENKAASEQQKSANNLSRSIPRGTSQPDHLPAKKSPSTDGCNGDHYSKASKRHLESQRKRAHSAYDWLGSEPARAASPWGSTGQSLISGSSIQHKGQYYFVTGVCKLSESGLKTHSLSVCGSEAGSEVSTVLETHRLRERCHSTMDNLFRPLQETSRSSSGTIPDESDVFTTDMISESLEQVRPSFKLTQSSRSFDALEEINIAQNREIGRHTASNPIFYCGPERSCSQSASPTKEDTSLISNEQSNHPKRDDHAKRGKWQPLGDVASERINKETTPLLYHLTGANRVSLQPKNEPGINVKGKETVLNKTGQGDVPVNDSETPPQGDISKNNRGDDISVACNTLDDSFKKYYKEKLKDAQSKVLRETSFKRRDLQLSWPHRIREKPELRPGVIHRFSSSQDSETSSDTLTPSVTSEGMEKGSIKEEDISDHMEIGKKHENESGRPTNVAQPQVARIGSRKRLTPEQKKMSYSEPEKLNHLGGGPNHSACRSFGNESDDLFVDQNEGEEQVLQEEQGLVEARRKMFETRGRALSTSSASKTNLKHLRHQALVDYMERKTGHKAAEPQQPTSQIPPSPRQRHSLGEKPFDWPGPRSLSGNYEAKNTKKKINRPHSAGRILDSSTSSIRYAQFFSAQSCSGQYGGKQNQSRWRESQGPSQGKSASAESLLDQPEPPSFFRNRSTSTPHALEANEYEEDLLPANTMETSSSEKIAIKESSRKSAPVDHHQVRVPSQRGKSMEELGASQVTKVSALSKSSEQLDHLWRYSSETGGPDREKRSVSSFSDEREAQGQERRRKKQSVSEKTGKEPEIVGQKHTQGQSQNQTQRKALLKENSKEDATVRSRNSSGSISPISSSSPSQAKVHLASPGSHGPVTDECRSSRLPSETSSNPPSPGGEEITEREIKSTATTPTQTKLPFENRSRGSTSSVTESERKQSVDEPSSNGQPPDSNQEVSLSCGVTTDPSLWILSPEEEVKEEVKTTPLTDSVFDSTSAVPLKQMSETPVSPCTSVSDEDISHQVDEEKDPVMEDENVGENQEMEERGTPEGETEGQETPAERPKWEELVEAVVGADQTLARVLYPLTNRKTALMLMEQLLSEDTLLMEEHYKKKQEQNGAAESAETGEGSEASPCPPAPDSEKSADLQSKTDITEKKRLLASYIEDRLRSYEETRGALQVEVQENTARGEALQVLVRERCLPVELERYNLFIGDLERVVSLLLCLSARLARVQNALSTVDENTDAEEKQSLDSRHRLLCKQREDAKDLKDNLDRRENLVSTFLSRQLSAEQLQDYRRFVQTKASLLIRQKDLEEKQRLGEEQLEALTSSLDL; from the exons ATGGATTCCTACAACTTCCAGTTTGAGAGAATGAGCAACGTGGATCTGCATCCTCTGAGCATGCCTGTCAGCCGGCTTTCCCCAGCCAAGTCCAACAGTAGCATCGTCGACCAACTTGCACACCACCAACACGGCAAAGGAGACTCTGCCTATAGCTCCTTCTCTGGTGGTTCCACTGCCCCAGACTATCCACCTCCCTTTCTTCCAGAGGACCTGCAGTCAAACTCCTTCAGCCACTATGCTGATCTTAAGTATGTAAAGTCTATTTACCATCCGACCCAGGTTCTGCAGTCTGACTCGAAGACCATGGACCAGCTCTATCGCTCAGTTGAATCTATCACCCAGGAATACCGCAACAAAACTAACACTAATGTAAACCACCTTAACCACAATGGCAGTAACAGTTTCCAAACCAACAACAAAGCACTCTCAAAAAGAGAGAGGCATTTGGGGAATCCAGCCCAAAGTGCTGTCCCTCCTGTCCGTCCTCCTCCAGTTCCAGCACGCCTGGATAGTTTTATAGCCActaaaaactttgaaaacatCCATCATAATAATGCTGAATTTCAGCTCCAGCAGCCTTATCAGAAGGCCAGACCCCAAGTTCGGCAGCACCATGATCTAAATGCCACAAAACCTGAGACAGCTAATGCTGATACAAGCAACTCGGACTTCACTTCTGACCCAGTATACCCAGTTTGGAGAGGCTCTCAACAGCAGCAGCCACAGGCGCAGGTGCCACCAAGCTACCGACCCCACCTCCAGCCTAATGATCAGGCCAGGCTGCCACTGAACCCAGAATACCTATCCATCAAAGAGAACAAAGCTGCCTCTGAGCAGCAGAAGTCAGCAAACAATCTAAGCCGATCAATTCCTCGAGGCACAAGTCAGCCTGACCACCTGCCAGCCAAAAAGTCCCCGAGCACTGATGGATGTAATGGAGACCATTATAGCAAGGCTAGTAAGCGCCATCTTGAAAGTCAGCGCAAAAGGGCACATTCTGCTTACGACTGGCTTGGTTCAGAGCCAGCCCGAGCTGCCAGCCCCTGGGGAAGTACTGGTCAGAGTCTTATCAGCGGCAGCAGCATTCAGCACAAGGGTCAATACTACTTTGTCACTGGAGTGTGTAAGCTGTCTGAGTCTGGTTTGAAGACACActctctttctgtttgcggttcTGAGGCTGGAAGTGAAGTCTCTACTGTGTTGGAGACACATAGGCTAAGAGAAAGATGCCACAGCACAATGGACAATTTGTTCAGACCTCTCCAAGAGACTTCTCGCTCTTCCAGTGGTACAATTCCAGATGAAAGTGATGTTTTCACAACAGATATGATCTCTGAGAGTCTGGAGCAAGTTAGACCGTCCTTTAAACTGACGCAGTCCTCGCGAAGCTTCGACGCCTTAGAAGAAATCAACATAGCGCAGAATCGTGAAATTGGCCGGCACACTGCCAGCAACCCTATATTTTATTGTGGTCCCGAAAGAAGCTGCTCACAGTCAGCCTCACCAACAAAGGAGGATACATCACTGATTAGCAATGAACAGTCCAACCACCCCAAGAGAGACGATCATGCAAAGAGAGGGAAATGGCAGCCCTTAGGGGATGTTGCAAGCGAGAGGATAAACAAGGAAACAACCCCGCTTCTGTACCACCTCACTGGTGCCAACAGGGTGTCATTACAGCCCAAGAATGAGCCTGGTATCAATGTAAAAGGCAAGGAAACAGTCTTAAACAAAACAGGCCAAGGTGATGTGCCAGTAAATGACAGTGAGACACCTCCACAAGGCGACATTAGCAAGAATAATAGAGGTGATGATATTTCAGTTGCCTGTAACACCTTGGATGACTCATTTAAAAAGTACTACAAAGAGAAGCTGAAGGATGCTCAGTCGAAAGTCCTGAGGGAGACGTCATTTAAAAGGAGGGACCTGCAGCTGTCATGGCCACACCGGATCAGGGAAAAGCCAGAGCTGAGGCCTGGAGTGATTCATCGTTTCTCCTCATCACAGGACTCAGAGACATCTAGTGACACGCTCACTCCTTCTGTCACTTCAGAAGGGATGGAGAAGGGGAGcataaaagaagaagacatcagcGATCACATGGAGATTGGCAAAAAGCATGAAAATGAAAGTGGGAGGCCAACAAATGTTGCCCAGCCACAGGTGGCACGAATTGGAAGCAGAAAGAGACTGACTCCTGAGCAGAAGAAGATGTCTTACTCGGAGCCAGAGAAACTCAACCACCTCGGCGGTGGCCCAAACCACTCAGCCTGCCGCTCATTTGGCAATGAAAGCGACGACCTGTTTGTGGATCAAAATGAGGGAGAGGAGCAGGTGCTGCAAGAAGAGCAGGGATTGGTTGAAGCACGGAGGAAGATGTTTGAGACAAGAGGTCGAGCTCTTTCAACCTCGAGCGCCTCGAAGACAAACCTAAAACATCTGCGACATCAGGCTCTGGTGGATTACATGGAGCGTAAGACGGGCCATAAAGCGGCCGAACCCCAGCAACCAACGTCTCAGATACCACCTTCACCCAGACAGAGGCACTCCCTTGGGGAGAAACCATTTGACTGGCCAGGTCCCAGGTCTCTATCTGGGAATTATGAAGctaaaaatacaaagaagaaGATTAACAGACCCCACTCTGCAGGCCGAATTCTCGATTCCTCCACCAGTTCAATCAG GTATGCACAGTTCTTCTCAGCACAGTCCTGTTCAGGCCAATATGGTGGCAAGCAAAATCAGTCCAGATGGAGGGAGAGCCAAGGTCCTTCTCAGGGAAAGTCTGCGTCAGCGGAGAGTCTCTTGGACCAGCCAGAACCACCCAGTTTCTTTAGGAACCGTTCCACATCCACACCGCATGCACTTGAG GCAAATGAATATGAGGAGGATCTACTACCAGCTAATACTATGGAGACCAGCAG TTCTGAGAAGATTGCCATTAAGGAATCCTCTAGAAAGTCAGCTCCTGTGGACCATCACCAGGTCCGTGTACCTTCACAGAGGGGAAAATCCATGGAAGAGCTTGGGGCATCCCAGGTGACAAAAGTGTCAGCCCTGAGTAAAAGTTCTGAACAGCTGGATCATCTGTGGAGGTATTCGAGTGAGACGGGAGGACCAGACAGGGAGAAGAGGAGTGTTTCAAGCTTTTCTGATGAAAGAGAAGCCCAGGGGCAGGAAAgaaggaggaagaaacaaaGTGTTTCggagaaaacaggaaaagagccagagattGTTGGTCAGAAGCACACTCAGGGACAGTCACAAAACCAAACCCAGAGGAAAGCCCTGTTGAAGGAGAACTCAAAGGAGGATGCTACAGTCAGATCAAGGAACTCAAGTGGATCAATCTCCCCTATCTCTTCCTCTTCCCCTTCTCAAGCCAAGGTTCATCTTGCGAGTCCTGGATCTCATGGCCCTGTCACAGATGAATGCAGGTCCAGCAGACTGCCTAGTGAGACTTCCTCAAACCCACCGTCCCCTGGAGGTGAAGAGATCACTGAGAGGGAGATCAAATCCACTGCGACCACCCCCACTCAGACAAAGCTTCCTTTTGAAAACAGGTCCAG aggcagcacaTCTTCTGTGACTGAATCAGAGAGGAAGCAGTCGGTGGATGAACCAAGCAGTAATGGCCAGCCACCTGATTCAAACCAAGaggtgtctctgagctgtggcGTCACCACAGATCCTTCGCTCTGGATTCTGTCACCAGAAGAAGAGGTCAAAGAAGAAGTCAAGACTACACCTCTGACTGACAGTGTTTTCGACTCCACCAGTGCAGTCCCTCTAAAGCAGATGAGTGAAACCCCTGTGTCTCCCTGCACGTCGGTCTCTGACGAAGACATCAGTCATCAGGTGGATGAGGAGAAAGATCCAGTAATGGAAGATGAGAATGTGGGAGAAAACCAGGAGATGGAGGAAAGAGGAACACCAGAGGGAGAGACCGAGGGCCAAGAGACACCTGCTGAGAGACCTAAGTGGGAGGAGCTTGTAGAAGCAGTCGTCGGAGCCGACCAGACGTTAGCTAGAGTGCTCTACCCACTGACCAATCGTAAGACAGCGCTCATGCTGATGGAGCAGCTGCTGTCAGAGGACACACTACTCATGGAGGAGCACTACAAGAAGAAACAAGAGCAGAATGGAGCAGCAGAAAG TGCTGAAACAGGGGAAGGGTCTGAAGCCTCTCCCTGTCCCCCTGCTCCTGACAGTGAGAAATCAGCAGACCTGCAAAGCAAAACTGACATCACAGAGAAGAAG CGGTTGTTGGCTTCGTATATCGAGGACCGTCTGCGCTCTTATGAAGAGACACGTGGAGCCCTCCAGGTAGAAGTTCAGGAGAACACAGCCCGcggggaagcgctacaggtgctgGTCCGTGAGCGCTGTCTCCCCGTGGAACTGGAGAGGTACAACCTGTTCATAGGCGACCTGGAGCGGGTGGTCAGTCTGCTGCTGTGCCTGTCTGCTCGGCTGGCCAGGGTACAGAACGCCCTGAGCACCGTGGATGAGAACACTGATGCTGAGGAGAAG CAATCTCTGGACAGTCGCCATCGTCTGCTATGCAAACAGAGGGAGGATGCCAAAGATCTGAAGGATAACTTGGATCGCAGAGAAAACCTCGTCTCCACCTTCCTGTCACGCCAGCTGTCTGCCGAACAGCTACAGGACTACCGGCGCTTCGTCCAGACCAAGGCGTCGCTGCTCATCCGGCAGAAGGACCTGGAGGAAAAGCAGAGGCTGGGAGAGGAGCAGCTGGAGGCCCTTACCAGCAGCCTGGATCTGTGA
- the shroom1 gene encoding protein Shroom1 isoform X1 has protein sequence MDSYNFQFERMSNVDLHPLSMPVSRLSPAKSNSSIVDQLAHHQHGKGDSAYSSFSGGSTAPDYPPPFLPEDLQSNSFSHYADLKYVKSIYHPTQVLQSDSKTMDQLYRSVESITQEYRNKTNTNVNHLNHNGSNSFQTNNKALSKRERHLGNPAQSAVPPVRPPPVPARLDSFIATKNFENIHHNNAEFQLQQPYQKARPQVRQHHDLNATKPETANADTSNSDFTSDPVYPVWRGSQQQQPQAQVPPSYRPHLQPNDQARLPLNPEYLSIKENKAASEQQKSANNLSRSIPRGTSQPDHLPAKKSPSTDGCNGDHYSKASKRHLESQRKRAHSAYDWLGSEPARAASPWGSTGQSLISGSSIQHKGQYYFVTGVCKLSESGLKTHSLSVCGSEAGSEVSTVLETHRLRERCHSTMDNLFRPLQETSRSSSGTIPDESDVFTTDMISESLEQVRPSFKLTQSSRSFDALEEINIAQNREIGRHTASNPIFYCGPERSCSQSASPTKEDTSLISNEQSNHPKRDDHAKRGKWQPLGDVASERINKETTPLLYHLTGANRVSLQPKNEPGINVKGKETVLNKTGQGDVPVNDSETPPQGDISKNNRGDDISVACNTLDDSFKKYYKEKLKDAQSKVLRETSFKRRDLQLSWPHRIREKPELRPGVIHRFSSSQDSETSSDTLTPSVTSEGMEKGSIKEEDISDHMEIGKKHENESGRPTNVAQPQVARIGSRKRLTPEQKKMSYSEPEKLNHLGGGPNHSACRSFGNESDDLFVDQNEGEEQVLQEEQGLVEARRKMFETRGRALSTSSASKTNLKHLRHQALVDYMERKTGHKAAEPQQPTSQIPPSPRQRHSLGEKPFDWPGPRSLSGNYEAKNTKKKINRPHSAGRILDSSTSSIRYAQFFSAQSCSGQYGGKQNQSRWRESQGPSQGKSASAESLLDQPEPPSFFRNRSTSTPHALEANEYEEDLLPANTMETSSSEKIAIKESSRKSAPVDHHQVRVPSQRGKSMEELGASQVTKVSALSKSSEQLDHLWRYSSETGGPDREKRSVSSFSDEREAQGQERRRKKQSVSEKTGKEPEIVGQKHTQGQSQNQTQRKALLKENSKEDATVRSRNSSGSISPISSSSPSQAKVHLASPGSHGPVTDECRSSRLPSETSSNPPSPGGEEITEREIKSTATTPTQTKLPFENRSSRGSTSSVTESERKQSVDEPSSNGQPPDSNQEVSLSCGVTTDPSLWILSPEEEVKEEVKTTPLTDSVFDSTSAVPLKQMSETPVSPCTSVSDEDISHQVDEEKDPVMEDENVGENQEMEERGTPEGETEGQETPAERPKWEELVEAVVGADQTLARVLYPLTNRKTALMLMEQLLSEDTLLMEEHYKKKQEQNGAAESAETGEGSEASPCPPAPDSEKSADLQSKTDITEKKRLLASYIEDRLRSYEETRGALQVEVQENTARGEALQVLVRERCLPVELERYNLFIGDLERVVSLLLCLSARLARVQNALSTVDENTDAEEKQSLDSRHRLLCKQREDAKDLKDNLDRRENLVSTFLSRQLSAEQLQDYRRFVQTKASLLIRQKDLEEKQRLGEEQLEALTSSLDL, from the exons ATGGATTCCTACAACTTCCAGTTTGAGAGAATGAGCAACGTGGATCTGCATCCTCTGAGCATGCCTGTCAGCCGGCTTTCCCCAGCCAAGTCCAACAGTAGCATCGTCGACCAACTTGCACACCACCAACACGGCAAAGGAGACTCTGCCTATAGCTCCTTCTCTGGTGGTTCCACTGCCCCAGACTATCCACCTCCCTTTCTTCCAGAGGACCTGCAGTCAAACTCCTTCAGCCACTATGCTGATCTTAAGTATGTAAAGTCTATTTACCATCCGACCCAGGTTCTGCAGTCTGACTCGAAGACCATGGACCAGCTCTATCGCTCAGTTGAATCTATCACCCAGGAATACCGCAACAAAACTAACACTAATGTAAACCACCTTAACCACAATGGCAGTAACAGTTTCCAAACCAACAACAAAGCACTCTCAAAAAGAGAGAGGCATTTGGGGAATCCAGCCCAAAGTGCTGTCCCTCCTGTCCGTCCTCCTCCAGTTCCAGCACGCCTGGATAGTTTTATAGCCActaaaaactttgaaaacatCCATCATAATAATGCTGAATTTCAGCTCCAGCAGCCTTATCAGAAGGCCAGACCCCAAGTTCGGCAGCACCATGATCTAAATGCCACAAAACCTGAGACAGCTAATGCTGATACAAGCAACTCGGACTTCACTTCTGACCCAGTATACCCAGTTTGGAGAGGCTCTCAACAGCAGCAGCCACAGGCGCAGGTGCCACCAAGCTACCGACCCCACCTCCAGCCTAATGATCAGGCCAGGCTGCCACTGAACCCAGAATACCTATCCATCAAAGAGAACAAAGCTGCCTCTGAGCAGCAGAAGTCAGCAAACAATCTAAGCCGATCAATTCCTCGAGGCACAAGTCAGCCTGACCACCTGCCAGCCAAAAAGTCCCCGAGCACTGATGGATGTAATGGAGACCATTATAGCAAGGCTAGTAAGCGCCATCTTGAAAGTCAGCGCAAAAGGGCACATTCTGCTTACGACTGGCTTGGTTCAGAGCCAGCCCGAGCTGCCAGCCCCTGGGGAAGTACTGGTCAGAGTCTTATCAGCGGCAGCAGCATTCAGCACAAGGGTCAATACTACTTTGTCACTGGAGTGTGTAAGCTGTCTGAGTCTGGTTTGAAGACACActctctttctgtttgcggttcTGAGGCTGGAAGTGAAGTCTCTACTGTGTTGGAGACACATAGGCTAAGAGAAAGATGCCACAGCACAATGGACAATTTGTTCAGACCTCTCCAAGAGACTTCTCGCTCTTCCAGTGGTACAATTCCAGATGAAAGTGATGTTTTCACAACAGATATGATCTCTGAGAGTCTGGAGCAAGTTAGACCGTCCTTTAAACTGACGCAGTCCTCGCGAAGCTTCGACGCCTTAGAAGAAATCAACATAGCGCAGAATCGTGAAATTGGCCGGCACACTGCCAGCAACCCTATATTTTATTGTGGTCCCGAAAGAAGCTGCTCACAGTCAGCCTCACCAACAAAGGAGGATACATCACTGATTAGCAATGAACAGTCCAACCACCCCAAGAGAGACGATCATGCAAAGAGAGGGAAATGGCAGCCCTTAGGGGATGTTGCAAGCGAGAGGATAAACAAGGAAACAACCCCGCTTCTGTACCACCTCACTGGTGCCAACAGGGTGTCATTACAGCCCAAGAATGAGCCTGGTATCAATGTAAAAGGCAAGGAAACAGTCTTAAACAAAACAGGCCAAGGTGATGTGCCAGTAAATGACAGTGAGACACCTCCACAAGGCGACATTAGCAAGAATAATAGAGGTGATGATATTTCAGTTGCCTGTAACACCTTGGATGACTCATTTAAAAAGTACTACAAAGAGAAGCTGAAGGATGCTCAGTCGAAAGTCCTGAGGGAGACGTCATTTAAAAGGAGGGACCTGCAGCTGTCATGGCCACACCGGATCAGGGAAAAGCCAGAGCTGAGGCCTGGAGTGATTCATCGTTTCTCCTCATCACAGGACTCAGAGACATCTAGTGACACGCTCACTCCTTCTGTCACTTCAGAAGGGATGGAGAAGGGGAGcataaaagaagaagacatcagcGATCACATGGAGATTGGCAAAAAGCATGAAAATGAAAGTGGGAGGCCAACAAATGTTGCCCAGCCACAGGTGGCACGAATTGGAAGCAGAAAGAGACTGACTCCTGAGCAGAAGAAGATGTCTTACTCGGAGCCAGAGAAACTCAACCACCTCGGCGGTGGCCCAAACCACTCAGCCTGCCGCTCATTTGGCAATGAAAGCGACGACCTGTTTGTGGATCAAAATGAGGGAGAGGAGCAGGTGCTGCAAGAAGAGCAGGGATTGGTTGAAGCACGGAGGAAGATGTTTGAGACAAGAGGTCGAGCTCTTTCAACCTCGAGCGCCTCGAAGACAAACCTAAAACATCTGCGACATCAGGCTCTGGTGGATTACATGGAGCGTAAGACGGGCCATAAAGCGGCCGAACCCCAGCAACCAACGTCTCAGATACCACCTTCACCCAGACAGAGGCACTCCCTTGGGGAGAAACCATTTGACTGGCCAGGTCCCAGGTCTCTATCTGGGAATTATGAAGctaaaaatacaaagaagaaGATTAACAGACCCCACTCTGCAGGCCGAATTCTCGATTCCTCCACCAGTTCAATCAG GTATGCACAGTTCTTCTCAGCACAGTCCTGTTCAGGCCAATATGGTGGCAAGCAAAATCAGTCCAGATGGAGGGAGAGCCAAGGTCCTTCTCAGGGAAAGTCTGCGTCAGCGGAGAGTCTCTTGGACCAGCCAGAACCACCCAGTTTCTTTAGGAACCGTTCCACATCCACACCGCATGCACTTGAG GCAAATGAATATGAGGAGGATCTACTACCAGCTAATACTATGGAGACCAGCAG TTCTGAGAAGATTGCCATTAAGGAATCCTCTAGAAAGTCAGCTCCTGTGGACCATCACCAGGTCCGTGTACCTTCACAGAGGGGAAAATCCATGGAAGAGCTTGGGGCATCCCAGGTGACAAAAGTGTCAGCCCTGAGTAAAAGTTCTGAACAGCTGGATCATCTGTGGAGGTATTCGAGTGAGACGGGAGGACCAGACAGGGAGAAGAGGAGTGTTTCAAGCTTTTCTGATGAAAGAGAAGCCCAGGGGCAGGAAAgaaggaggaagaaacaaaGTGTTTCggagaaaacaggaaaagagccagagattGTTGGTCAGAAGCACACTCAGGGACAGTCACAAAACCAAACCCAGAGGAAAGCCCTGTTGAAGGAGAACTCAAAGGAGGATGCTACAGTCAGATCAAGGAACTCAAGTGGATCAATCTCCCCTATCTCTTCCTCTTCCCCTTCTCAAGCCAAGGTTCATCTTGCGAGTCCTGGATCTCATGGCCCTGTCACAGATGAATGCAGGTCCAGCAGACTGCCTAGTGAGACTTCCTCAAACCCACCGTCCCCTGGAGGTGAAGAGATCACTGAGAGGGAGATCAAATCCACTGCGACCACCCCCACTCAGACAAAGCTTCCTTTTGAAAACAGGTCCAG cagaggcagcacaTCTTCTGTGACTGAATCAGAGAGGAAGCAGTCGGTGGATGAACCAAGCAGTAATGGCCAGCCACCTGATTCAAACCAAGaggtgtctctgagctgtggcGTCACCACAGATCCTTCGCTCTGGATTCTGTCACCAGAAGAAGAGGTCAAAGAAGAAGTCAAGACTACACCTCTGACTGACAGTGTTTTCGACTCCACCAGTGCAGTCCCTCTAAAGCAGATGAGTGAAACCCCTGTGTCTCCCTGCACGTCGGTCTCTGACGAAGACATCAGTCATCAGGTGGATGAGGAGAAAGATCCAGTAATGGAAGATGAGAATGTGGGAGAAAACCAGGAGATGGAGGAAAGAGGAACACCAGAGGGAGAGACCGAGGGCCAAGAGACACCTGCTGAGAGACCTAAGTGGGAGGAGCTTGTAGAAGCAGTCGTCGGAGCCGACCAGACGTTAGCTAGAGTGCTCTACCCACTGACCAATCGTAAGACAGCGCTCATGCTGATGGAGCAGCTGCTGTCAGAGGACACACTACTCATGGAGGAGCACTACAAGAAGAAACAAGAGCAGAATGGAGCAGCAGAAAG TGCTGAAACAGGGGAAGGGTCTGAAGCCTCTCCCTGTCCCCCTGCTCCTGACAGTGAGAAATCAGCAGACCTGCAAAGCAAAACTGACATCACAGAGAAGAAG CGGTTGTTGGCTTCGTATATCGAGGACCGTCTGCGCTCTTATGAAGAGACACGTGGAGCCCTCCAGGTAGAAGTTCAGGAGAACACAGCCCGcggggaagcgctacaggtgctgGTCCGTGAGCGCTGTCTCCCCGTGGAACTGGAGAGGTACAACCTGTTCATAGGCGACCTGGAGCGGGTGGTCAGTCTGCTGCTGTGCCTGTCTGCTCGGCTGGCCAGGGTACAGAACGCCCTGAGCACCGTGGATGAGAACACTGATGCTGAGGAGAAG CAATCTCTGGACAGTCGCCATCGTCTGCTATGCAAACAGAGGGAGGATGCCAAAGATCTGAAGGATAACTTGGATCGCAGAGAAAACCTCGTCTCCACCTTCCTGTCACGCCAGCTGTCTGCCGAACAGCTACAGGACTACCGGCGCTTCGTCCAGACCAAGGCGTCGCTGCTCATCCGGCAGAAGGACCTGGAGGAAAAGCAGAGGCTGGGAGAGGAGCAGCTGGAGGCCCTTACCAGCAGCCTGGATCTGTGA